DNA from Equus asinus isolate D_3611 breed Donkey chromosome 17, EquAss-T2T_v2, whole genome shotgun sequence:
ATTTTGGGGGACATGGCTACTGATGCATGTGGAAGTTGAAATGACATGATGACTGGGGTTTGTATTAAAATATgttggcaaaaaaaagaaaggaaaaagatagatTGATGAAGCAAATGTAGTAAAACATTAATCATGTTTTAATAGAGGACCATTATATGAGAGCTTATaatataattatccccattttgtatatgtttgaagtttttcatcataaaatattttaagtactgGTAATCTAgttggaaaatgaaaaggcacaAGTCAGTGAGCGCTTACTATATATTGGGCCAAGTTTGGTATTTAAAACAATAAGCAAAAGTGGACAGTAGCATTTCCATTTGaaggaggaagaaactgaggctcaaaaatcTTAAATGACTTACCAAGGTCTTGGACACAAGGGTTTGtgcaatagaaggaaaaaaaatataataaaagtctTGCAAAACTAATGGAAGTAGTGTTTGCACTCagacaatacaaaaataaataacatacacATTGTCCCCACCTCCACACATCTTTTGGttcaaaagaatacaaaaataacaaaacaaagaaattatattCAAAGACAGTGATTTATTGTGTTGAAAATATCATCTCAAATTTCTTGATATAACTTTAATGTTAGAGGAAACCTTGGTGTTCATGCAGAGTCCAAATGAATGGCCAAAGAAACTTCGTCTCTGTGAAGGTAAGTAACATGTCCCAGATCTCACATGTAGTTGGCCAAGGTCAGAGGCAGACTAAACCTAGCTGAGAGTTATTTTCTCCACGTATCCTATAACAACTAAGGTTAACCAGGATCTGAGGTCTTGGGCATCTTGCAAATGGTAATTGCTTTTTGTAAAGCCTCTATCCATTTCCCAAGTTTTAGACATATAAGGAGTGACAAAGAGTGAAATCCTGGTATAACCTAAAATATGACAAACCAGTGAGGGTGTCAGTAATTTGGGAGGCCAAATAGCCATATAAAAGGCTAGTTATATCTAAGCTCTGGcttaaaattgtacattttaagacATGTATTTCTgatcacatgtgtgtgtgtatgtgtgtgtgtttgtgtgtgtggttactTAGCTCTCATACATCAGTTGGAAAATGAGTAGAAAATATCCTGGAGTAAAAAGTGTAGAGGTTATCACTTAAAGCCTTGATTTAACAAAGAGATAGTTCAAATTCTGGAGCAATGATGATTCAGACAACTGATGCTTAAGTGGACAGCCTAGACCACATTCCTAAATCTGTTTAAAGCCtatccagctttattttttttctctctctcccactctctctctttctctttgtcccttCACCTCCCCTCTTTCTCAATCTCTGCTAGTTTTCTGAAACAGACTTTCCCCCAATCAATAGTCTAAGTAAGAAATTTTGTGaataattcttaaaaagaatACTAATAACATTATGGTACCACACGCCCAAATCCAATGGGCCTTTTTAGGTGTTTTTCCTATAGGTAAAGTGTTTTTCTCTTGTGAACTGCCCAGATTCCATGGAAAATAACGTTACTGAATTTATCTTCATAGGTCTTTCCCAAAATGAGCAAGTGTAGCAActatggtttcttttcttcttactctTTCATATGACTAGAAAGTCATGACTGTAATTTTGTTCAATATAATGACTATCCAAAGGAGCTCAAATCTCAACTATCCAATGTACTTCTTCCTTAGCTTCCTAACCTTTGTCAACATCTGCTATTCCTCTGTTACAGCCCCTAAGCTGATTAATGACTTCCAAGCCAAGGtcaaaaagatatattttgttGGTTGTATGGTCCAGCTCTCTTCTGTCCACCTGTTTGGTTGCATAGAGATCTTTATCCTCACAGTGATGGCCTATGAGAGGTATGTGGTCATCTTTAAGCCTCTACACTATATGACCATCATGGACTGGAAGGTCTGCTCCATACTGGTGGTGGTGACCTGTTGGTTAAGAGGGTTTGTGCATTCCTTTACCCAGACCATCCTCACTGTACAGCTGCCTTTCTGTGGCCCCAACCTGATTAGCCACTACTTCTGTGATGTCTACCCTTCACTGAAGCTGGCTTTCATAGACACATATGTTGTGGGGCTCATTGTGGTGATCAACAGTGGCATGATTTCACTGAGCTGTTTTGTCATTCTTATGGGCTCTTACACTTTCATCTTGCTTTCCTTCAAATCCACTCATAAGAGGGGAGGCACAAGTCCTGCGCACATGTGCTTCCCACATCACTGTGATGATCTTGTTTTTTGTCCCCTGCCCCTTCATCTGCCTAGGGCGTTCCACAAGTTTTACTGAGGACAAGATGGTGGCTGTGTTTTACACCATCATCATGCCCAGGTTGAACCTTATAATCTATACCCTGAgaaacataaaagttaaaaaattccaTGAAGACACTGTGGATTGAGAGGTGGTTGGGCAGAAAAAGGAGAGACCCTGATGCGAAGCTCAATGGGATTGGCATAGCCTCAGTTGTACCAGTTTCCAAAGGAGGTACTGGGAATAAGCCATTCACCATCCCTTAAATCCTATCACACAAAGATATAGTGAAACATGGCATAAAGAGTCTTGGATTTGAAGTCTAAAGATCCAGATTGGAGGGCCTACTCTATTAATTACTACTAGTTTGACTTTAGTCAAAAAGATATTCCCTTATGGGTACCCTGATTGGAATAAGTGTTTGTACAGAAAAATCTGACACCCAAACACAGTCTGTTTCATAACGTGTAGTACTGTTGCCTCTTAACAATAGCCTCTCAATGATGTGCTATGTCAGGTTTGTGTATTATAATAAAGGAATTACACCAAAAACACATGCTGAACTGGATTGCACTATCCTTTACCTCACgtgtttcatcattttaaaatgaggataaactACTTTTCCTACTGCTTCCCAGGGTTATGtagagaatcaaatgagatgcAAGTGGAGGTGAAAGCATTTTGTCAACGTTAAGGAGCTGCATTTATGGCAGTTATTGTTGTTACCATTAACTCAGCAACTCCAGACTTCTAGACAACTCTCATTTAAAGAATTTGGTTTGAAGTTTAGGGATTTCTCTCACATAATTCCTTATAACAATTCATAGATGGGCATCGTTTCTGTTGATATTACAACAGAAGCTAAAATGGACTCAGAATTAAAGACAACATGCTTGCTATAGAGATATCTGATTCAAGGGAAGGATTTATAGTGGATGTGGCTGTAAGAAACCCAGATCCCTCTTCATGAGGAAGGTGCTCATTTCATCTGCTTCCGGGACTGACGGCTGCTCGGATATCACAGTTGCTGCTTCCCCAGAAATTGATCTTTCCCCAGGGAGGCAACTATATCGTGTCTTCTTTCTCAAGCAGGTGGCATCCAATGACTGGTCAATTTGGTGATAAATAGGCCTGGGCCTTGTGGCTCAGGACAAGCTCTAAAGGGAACAGCTCTAAAGGGTTATCTCTGCACTAAAGCTCCTTGTGGGATTATCCAAGACCGTTTTCATTGCATCATggttcaacttctccctctgccctttcttctttcttcccttatttacatatgttgatttttctttcttttttggttttcctaCATACACACtcaggtttgttttatttttttagtttaattatttttattgaggtaacactggtttaaaaagttatttaaatatcaaatgtacatcattatattctgtgtagattacatcatgttcaccacccaaagactaattaccatccttGACCATACACGTTTGCCTAATCATCACTTTCActcttctctctcactccttcccctctggtaaccaccaatccaatctctgtctctatgggtttgtttattgttgtttttatctttatttatgactgagatcatatgatatttgacttgcttcctgacttattttgcttagcataatatcctccaggtccatccatgttgtcacaaattggaagacttcctctttttatacggctgagtaatagtccattctgtatatataccacaacttctttatccattcctcccttatTGGGCACcatccaagtcttggctattgtgaataatactgcaaagAACATAtggatgcatatatctttacgtattcatgttttcatgttctttggataaataccaagcagtggaatagctggaccatatgatagttttattcttaattctttgaggactctccatactgttttccatagtggctgcactagtttgcactcccaccagcaatgtatgagtgttcccttatctccacatcctctccaacatttgtttcctgtcttgttaattatagccattctgatgggcatgaggtggttttcattgtagttttgatttgtatttccctaataattagtgatgttaaacatcttatcctgtgcctgttggcaatctgtgtaccttctttggagaaatatatgttcagatctttcactcatttttaattgagttgttagtttttttgttgttgagatgtatgagttctttatatattttagatatgaacctcttatcagatatatggtttgaaaatatcttttcccaattgttaggttgtcttttcatttcattgatggtttcctttgctgtgcagaagctttttagtttgatgtagttctatttgattattgtttctagagtttctcttgcctggtcagatatggtacttgaaaatataccgctaagactgatgttgaagagcatactgtctatgttttcttctagaagttccatggtttccagtcttacattcaagtctttaattcattttgagttaatttttgtgcatggtgtaagataatgacctgctttcattcttttgcatgtggctgtccagttttcccatcaccatttattgaagagactttcctttctacattgtatgttctttgttcccttgttgaaaattagttgtccatagatgtgtaggtctatttctgtaTTATCAATATTATATCATTtacctatttttcaatttttatgacagtaccacactgtcttgataacTGTAGATTTTGAAAAGGACTAGAAATTGACTAGTACTTTCTTAGTAATTGTAatacatcttttttcttctttctattttactATTCTAGGTTTTTGCActtctttatacatattttttcagtttatacCAAAAAACCCTTGCTTGGATGCTGATTGGAACTGCACAAATACATTTGAGGAAATttgctatcttaacaatattgaatgtCTCAGCAAATAAACATAgaatacttttcatttatttagtatttttagttacttttccCAGTGTTTCCTAATTGTTGGAGTACAAGATTCCATATAATTATTCAAATTTATCTTTAAGTAATTTGTAGTTTTTAAGTGCAGAGGATTAGAATTTGTCACCTTAAAATGTGTCCCTTTAGCTTGATTTCTTAAAGAACAAAAGATTCAGGAAGAAACTGGCCTCTCTCTAACTCCCTTAAGAGCTTAAGACAGAGGCCTGATTCAGGAAAGAGTTACTACCATAGAtcactatagtataatataaatgAGTCATGATAAACAGGGAGTAGtttagcaaggcccatttgatcaaagtcctctccatgtctcattgtctCTGTAACACATGACAACATttctttaccaaacatttgctttccacCTCCATGTGAATTGTCTTCATCCCCTTTGAATTCCAAAACCAttacctccaacatcctcctttctctttagcAGAAGACGTTACTTAAGTTAGTGGCTGCAGCCATTttagtgagttactcagttttcctggaatTCTCCAATGCATTCATattatttaatttgctttattttttttcctgttattctgcctcatgtcaatttaattatttcacCACgtagaagaacctagaaggttGAGGAATACTTCTCCTCTCTCTATAGCTGTTGTTGTAAAACAGATATTCCACaattccatttctaatttttcatttcatctatATGTGGAAATATAAATCATTTTGTGTATTGATATTTCACCTTGAAAATGTGCTACATTCACTTCTTATTCTAGTAATTTTTTAGAGATTTCACTAGATTTTTATATGCACAATCATATCATCAACTAACAAAAAAAGTGTCACATTTGCCTTTTCAAAATGGATgatatctatttttttccctctcccacaGAGTTGGAGACAACCTCTAGTACACTGTTCAGTAGAACTGGAAAGACTAGTCCTACTTGCCCTATTCCTGTTCTTagtaaaacattaatattttactgttttgtatgttagctgtaggcttttcATCAATTCTCTATAACAGTTTTAGGAAGCATAATAGTTTGGTCTAAGATTTTATCCCTAATGtgtattagaatttttaaaatgttttttgcacctattgagatgtcatatgagttttatttattttattaatatcctTAATAACAAGAGCTGAATTTGAGTATGAAACCTACCATATATTCCTAGCGTAAACCAATCATTGTGTGTTATTGCTTTTACATATTgctagattcaatttgctaaaatttcccttataatttttgaatatatattcatgattgatgttatcattttgttttcttttcttataatgcctttgtctgcttttgatatCATGGACAATTCTTCTCTTAAAGAAAGCTGGGATATGCATCTGCACTTCagctttttagaagaaaatgtacagaATTGTTTACTTCATTTTCCCTAAATGTTTGGTAGTGTTCCCCGGTCAAGACACCTGGACCTGATTTTGGATTAGAGAGGTTTATTTCTCataagtatttctattttaagataCTTTTCACCCGGGCTTTTTAATCCTGTGTTTCTTAGTGTCCATATACATGAATATATAGATAATACACCCTTTCATATCACTCTGACCTAAAGCATAAATTTTTTTCATAGACAATCTTGGTGTCAATGAAGcttcttttttagttttcttactgtaatttttattaaacttttaaaattgtcttgTATTATGCattaaattttattgatcttcatATTATCCTATCAAAAATTTCAGTTATGTACCAATGCTTGatctttttgaatttttctattctatggaaaaatagaaaacttccTGAAAGAATTTAAATGTCTACTTAATAAAGgctaacttttaaaatgaataaaacatattgTCAAAAGTTGTAAATCTCAATAcaatttgttctctttttgctCTCTCATTAGATGGACTATCAAAAAGCACAGCAAGATTTATTTTGAGAGTATGATATTAGGCTATGTTTATTCACAGCTAATTTTTTCAAATCCAGATATTGGAGACATAACTTCTATTATATGTCATAAATATccacttaaaatatttcacaaaatatataagcaaatacTAACTTAAAAACTTTAATAATCTCAGCAGCCATTAATAACTAATATTAGCATTTTGTTGTATCTCTTCCAACAAATGTTTtctaggaaacaaaaataatttctttttttatagatgCATAGCTCATAATTAAGTACACAATTTtcccaataattaaaaaaaatcaagtgtataaatgttttaataatatttatcttctgatgaaaacatacacacaattttttattccaaattttttaataaagtttgaTTGACTACACAGAAGTTTTATTCCTTGgtagaagatgaagaaaacagtCAAGTCAATCTATAATGTAAATAAAGTCCCATGAAGGTTAAGCATAAACAAAAAAAGCCAGAAGAATATGTGGAACGTAAGGAGAAAGTTTGTCCAGAATACATAACACATATATAAATTGCTATATATCACGCTACATGTTCATTGAAATTATAGTATAGATCAAATTATGGGATTGTCTCCTTTTACTTTCCAAAACAAGAATGATCAAGTCAATGCCATCAAACAATCAGAATCAATTTTTTGTGCAACtataaaaatttttgtattttgtgaaaccACAGAATCACGCCCAAATTCACAAACACACGTGTGCACTGGGGAATTTATTGTAAATGTTGAGAGCAACCCAAGAGTTATTGTAACTCCCCTTCTGTACCTACTATTCTTCCTCACTCTCACACAACAAACCCACTCTCCTTACCTACTCTTATGTGTCTTAACCCGTTATACTGTActataaaatttacataataatTATGATTATATTTCATCTCTTCccttgaaaaaatacaaatatttttactgtTCTGCTCACTAATGCATTCACAACATAGATACATGTGACTGGCACATAGAAAACATTCTCTAAATATAAGACAAACTTATTTCTGCTTGCTTATCCCCCAAAGGCACACACAGCAAGGTGTAGAGTCCTTAACCTAATTTATAGGAATCAAATTGACAATGAACCTGAAAAAAGTATGTTGCATAGTTTTTTCCACATTGTTTGTAGtgcatatttaacctctttgttcCTCAAGCTATAGATCAAGGGATTCAACATGGGGATAATGAGGGTGTAAAATATGGAGGCCACTTTATCAGTGTCAAAGGAATGACCGGATTTGGGCTTAACATACATAAACATCAAAGTGCCATAGAACACTGTGACCACTGTCAGGTGGGATCCACAAGTGGAAAAAGCCTTGAGCCTACCCTCAGCAGAGTTCATCCTGAGAATTGCTACAATGATGAACAAGTAAGACACAAAAACTATCAGAAGAGTGAACACCAAATTAAAAGCTGAGAAAATCATTATCATTAATTCAACTTCATGTGTGTTTGAGCAAAGCAAAGATAACAAGGGGAAATTGTCACAGTAGAACTGTCTGATGACATTATATCTACAGAAAGATAGATTAAAAAGCTTTATGGTgattagaagagaaagaaatgtgctGTAGAGATATGGGATTGCCACGAGCACCTGACATAGCCTTTGAGACATGATGACTGTGTAGAGCAGAGGGTCACATATGGCCACATACCGGTCATAAGACATTGCTGACAGAATAAAAAGCTCACTAATGATGAACATGATGAAGAAAGCCAGTTGTGTGGCACAAAAATAATAGGATACTGTATTTTGATCCACAACAAAACTTACTAGCATTTTGGGTCCCACGGTTGTTGAATAACCAAGATCAGTAAAAGCCAGGTGTCtgagaaagaagtacatgggtgtttgTAGCCTGGAGTCCATCTTGGTGAGGATGATCATGCCCAAGTTGCCCACCAGTGAGATCACATAGATGATAAGGAAGAGCCCAAATAATGGAGCCTGCAGCTCAGGACAGTCTGTGATTCCCATAAGAATGAATTCATTCAGCACTGTTAGATTGTGTTTTTCCATCCAGGTTGATCAGAAAACCTATTCTGGATAGAAACATCAACATAGTCAATAGCTTTCCTGTAGTAAAACCTAGTGACTTTTTGGTataaaaatgtggtataaataaaataaatcaaatttacaATTTAGACTCTTGAAATAATCCACCCCCTGCAAATGAAATACACATATTTagtaaaagaaacagagagtTGGAGCTACAGAAAGATTTTTAGTTTTCCACTGAAAAATATTAGTCCTCCAAAGAACACTTGATAATGTTTTGAGGTCTTTTGCTTGTCACACCTGGAGGAGACGTGTTATTGGCATCCAATGGCTACAGTCTAGTGATGCTGCTAACTATCCTACCGTATTAAGGTAGcatcccacagcaaagaattatgcGGTCCAAATTTCCAAAGGCCCAAGACTGGAAAATGCTGATATATGTgtggatatagatacagatatatatataaatgtagataaaggaattaaaaatgatataaactGTAGGTGGTACTTTTAGAGGTGATTGTTAACATTTTCTGTTGTCTTTGATATAATTACAATTGTGTAATTacattacaaaattaaaaacacataataTGACACAATATATATGTGAAATGCATCATAAAATTTTTGAATCCGAATCCCAATGATGTGTAGAAATATTTAGAAGGCCATGCTTTAAGATATATTGACCTGAAAGCCCTTATGCCTACAGCTGGAACAGGATGAGATAATGAACTTTCTCAATATTGGACACAggtataa
Protein-coding regions in this window:
- the LOC106825934 gene encoding olfactory receptor 8K3-like; this translates as MEKHNLTVLNEFILMGITDCPELQAPLFGLFLIIYVISLVGNLGMIILTKMDSRLQTPMYFFLRHLAFTDLGYSTTVGPKMLVSFVVDQNTVSYYFCATQLAFFIMFIISELFILSAMSYDRYVAICDPLLYTVIMSQRLCQVLVAIPYLYSTFLSLLITIKLFNLSFCRYNVIRQFYCDNFPLLSLLCSNTHEVELMIMIFSAFNLVFTLLIVFVSYLFIIVAILRMNSAEGRLKAFSTCGSHLTVVTVFYGTLMFMYVKPKSGHSFDTDKVASIFYTLIIPMLNPLIYSLRNKEVKYALQTMWKKLCNILFSGSLSI